The Raphanus sativus cultivar WK10039 chromosome 2, ASM80110v3, whole genome shotgun sequence genome includes a region encoding these proteins:
- the LOC130508596 gene encoding uncharacterized protein LOC130508596, with product MYVHNLGACSMSTKEDELIEANDGNPVDRLQLIKVAHTNKKTGQIQDLLIKDVVDLVETEIASQSQPLSDDGDSVGASTNLSRLQINEMVEKAVPKRKGGFLVGLARRASSYPASSSQAPYADPMILDELHDKGERIVALEEQNATIQAENATILAENAT from the exons ATGTATGTGCACAACCTCGGGGCTTGCTCTATGTCTACTAAGGAAGATGAactt ATCGAAGCAAATGACGGTAATCCCGTTGATCGACTCCAACTCATTAAGGTGGCTCACACTAACAAGAAGACGGGTCAAATTCAGGACCTCTTGATCAAAGATGTCGTTGATTTGGTGGAAACTGAAATAGCATCTCAATCTCAGCCTCTCTCTGATGACGGCGATTCAGTGGGAGCTTCAACCAACTTGTCCCGATTGCAAATCAATGAGATGGTtgaaaag gcTGTTCCTAAAAGGAAAGGAGGCTTTTTAGTTGGATTGGCCCGCCGTGCTTCTTCGTATCCGGCATCTTCTTCGCAGGCTCCGTATGCCGATCCCATGATTCTCGATGAGCTACATGACAAAGGTGAACGGATTGTGGCATTGGAGGAGCAGAACGCCACTATCCAAGCTGAGAATGCCACTATCCTTGCTGAGAATGCCACTTAA